DNA from Evansella sp. LMS18:
TATCAACAGATACTGGCAATTCAACTAAGGGATTATTCTGGTCTTGCCGTGGTGAATTTGGAAAAGGCGTATAGGTCCCTTTTTCAGCTAACATTGGGTCAATTAAAAACTTTTTACCTGCGTACTCAACTATAAGCGTTGCATTACGAATTTGATGTATATTCATTGTTCATGAACTCCTTTTTTTGTGATTTGACCTGAACAGTGTATATTTTAAACTATGGACTGTGGAACGTTATATAGATTAAATAAAGTCTTTTGCCCGTTTGACTTTATTAATGAAAGGAGTTTATAAATGTTAGATAATACTGACATGAAAATCATTGATGAACTGTCCGGGAACAGCCGGATAACCATGAAGGAATTAGGGGAGAAGGTTCATTTGACCGGACCAGCAACAACTGCCCGGGTGGCAAAATTAGAGGACAGTGGGATTATTGAGGGATACTCTATTAAGGTTAATCAAGAAAAGTTGGGCTTTCATGTACATGCTTTTATTACTGTCATTACGCACACTATGAATCACCTGCCATTATTGGCATTCCTGAAAACACAGGAAAAGTACGTAATACATAATTATAAAATCAGCGGAGACGGCTGCTATCTCCTCGAATCTAAGTTTCCTTCCAACGAACAGATGAACCAGTTTCTCGAAGAATTAAATGGGTATGCCAACTATAAATTATCGATTGTGATCGGTAAATAGCAAAACAGTGAGTTAGAAATTATTATATATAAGATATGTAAATAACGCACCTGTCACTTCTGAAGTGACGGGTGTTTTTAAAATTTTTTACCGAACGCAGAATCCCTGTCCCTTAAACTAGTACCATATGCAAAGTCGCTTCTAGTTATGGTCACAGGATAAGGTTCTTTCCAGACAAATTTCGATAAAACTAACTGAACATTACTGAAATGTTTTATAATATATGATGGGAAAATGAAGGGAATAAAACAAAAGTAGTTAAGTTCGTAAAAAACAGGCATGTTTGGAAGAGTGTTTGGTTATTGCAATATTATGCTGGATTATTATGTAAATTATATCTATATAAGGAAAAGTCTCTTTTCCTTCCGTAATTCCTCGTTTTTAAAACAATCCTTTAATTATGTACATCCAGTATTTCCATGGGTGGCCCTTCTACAAAAGACAGAAAATCCCTTGAATATATTCTATTAAAATTAGTAGGTACATATACCCTATTGTGTCTATATTTTGAATTTTTTTAACAAAGAGGTTGATAATGCAATTTGGTTTCTATATCATTATTACATATATTCAGATAATTTCTAATAGCATTAATATTATACATAGTAAACTGGGCATTTATAAAAGTAATGAAAAAGTAGTTTTGCTAGTATCTGAATATTATAAAAAATATCAAGGGGGACATTTTGTGAAAAAGAAATCGCTTTTATTCGGAGGTATGCTGGGGGCAAGTATGATTATGCTGGCAGCATGCGGGGGAGATGAAGATACTTCCACAAATGAAGCAGATGGAAATGAAAATGGAAATGGTAATGTATCAGAAGGTGCAGCTGATGTTGATGAGGATGACAGAACGCTGACAATTGCTATGGGAACAGATATCGTCAGCTTTGATATCCACGACCATAACAATACATCGACAGAAGCTGTCCATGATAATATGTTTAACTACTTATTCAAAAAGGATGAAAATCAGGAGATTCATCCTGAGTTAGTAGAAGAGTATGAGCAGATTGATGACCGTACTTTAAAAATTTCACTCATCGAAGGCGTGGAATTCCACAATGGTGAGCCACTTACATCTGATGATGTGAAATTCACCCTTGAGAGAGTAGCTACAGATGACACGTTAAGAGAACATCCAAACTATAACCAGATCCAGGAAGTTGAAGTGATTGATGATTTAACTTTCCGTATTATAACTCATGAGCCAGAACCTTCTTTATTCCACCGGCTTTCCCGTATTGGTTCCGGGATACTGCCTAGCGAGTATATCGAAGAAAACGGCTGGGACCACTTCCTTAATAACCCGGTTGGGACAGGCCCTTACCAGTTTGAAGAGTGGGTTCGTGATGACCGTGTCGTGTTCACTCCATTTGAGAACTATTTTGAAGGCGCTGTTGAAGAATGGGATGAGGTTGTTTACCGTGTAATCCCTGAGAACTCTACAAGAGTATCTGAGCTTCTGACAGGCGGTGTCGATATCGCAGTTAATATCCCGCCGGCTGACTGGGAGAGAGTAGAAGATAACGATGGCACACATATGAAATCAGAAACATCCAACCGTACAGTGATGCTTATCCTCAGAGCGACAGAAGGTTATCCAACAAGTGATGTGCGTGTCCGCCAGGCAATCAACTATGCAATCGACAATGAAGCACTGACAGAAAACGTACTTCAGGGCGCGGCAACACCTACACGAACTCGTGTTGCTCCAGGTAACTTCGGCGCTAATCCTGATTTGTACGACACATATGTTTACGACGTGGAAAAAGCTCAGGAACTTCTTGATGAGGCTGGCTATGGTGATGGATTCGAAATGACTCTTCATTCCCCTCGCGGCCGTTACCTGCAGGATGCGGAAGTAAGTGAAATGGTTGCTGGAATGCTTGCAGCTGTTGGCATTCAGGTTAATGTAGAATTCATGGAGTGGAGTAATTTCGTGGATATGCGTGCAGCACATACGAACGAAGATGCTTACTTAATTGGTTTAGGTAACTCGATGTTCGATGGAGCATATTCCGTTGACTGGTACCGTTCTGAGCGTTTCGAAGGCGAAACTGATTACGTCAACGAGGAAATCGATGCGTTGCTGGAAGCTTCAGCGACTAACATGGATCAGGAAGAACGAGAGCAGCAAATCCAGCAGATTGAAGAAATCGCTGCAGAAGATGTTCCTCACATCATGCTTCACCAGGAAACAATCAACCTCGGTATAAATGACCGTATTGATTTTACACCAACAATGGATGAGATGATGTACGTTCCGTCCATTACCAGAAACTAATAGGAAGTACTCTGAAGGGACCAGGGAGTAATCCCTGGTCCTTTATTCTACTAAAGGCTAAGGGGTGAGAAGATGGGGAAGTATCTCTTAAGACGTATACTTCAGTTTATACCAGTTCTCCTGATCATATCTTTTATTATATTTTCACTCGTTTTCATCGCTGGTGATCCGGTGGCATTAATGCTTCCTGAAGATGCGAGCCAGGAAGATATTCAGGACTTAAGAGAGTCACTGGGACTGGACAGGCCGTTTATCGTCCAGTACGGGTCATATCTCATGAATTTGGTGCAAGGTGATTTCGGAGACTCGTTCCGGTATAACGCCAGTGCGTTGCCTATTGTGCTTGAACGGCTTCCTGCAACGCTGGAGCTGGCTGTTGCTGCAATGGCTGTAGCGATTATCATCTCCATACCGCTTGGAATATGGTCGGCTACAAAGCAGAATTCATTCATGGATTTCTTCGCAACAGGCGGTGCCGTTATTGGAAAGGCTATGCCTAACTTCTGGCTTGGAATTATGCTGATTTTACTTTTCTCCGTAACACTCGGTTGGCTGCCGGTATCTGGACGGGGCACATTAGCCCATTTAATTCTTCCTGCCATTACATTGGGAACGGGAATAGCAGCGGAGATGACAAGGCTTATACGTTCAAGCATGATTGAGGTTTTAAGCCAGGATTATGTCAGAACAGCCAAAAGTAAGGGTATTAAAGATTTCTTTGTTGTATATAAACATGCGTTTCGTAATACATTGATTCCTGTAATTACGATTACAGCATTACAAACATCCACCGTAGTAGGAGGAACTCTGATCACAGAGACAGTATTTTCATGGCCAGGACTGGGACAGCTCCTTATCCAGGCGGTAAATACAAGGGATATGGCGATCGTGCAGGCTTGTGTGTTCCTCATTGCGATAATGGTAATTGCTATGAATTTAATTGCAGACATTTTATACAGACTGCTTGATCCAAGAATAAAATACAACTAGGAGGAGGAGAAATAATGTCAGCGAACCCACAGGCGAGCCTGCCGGAAGAGTCGGCGGGTAAAAACGTGGAATATAAAAAGCCGAACTCCTTCAAGAGATGGATGAGGCTTCTGTTAAGAAGTAAAACAGGAACTGCAGGGCTGATTATCGTCCTGGCTATGGTTTTTATAGCTGTCTTCGCCGATTTTCTGGCGCCCCACGATCCGGCACAAATTAACGCGGCGAATATGACAATGCCTCCGTTCTGGCTGGAAGGTGGGAGCACGACCCATATTTTAGGTACGGACAGCCTCGGGCGCGATCTTCTGAGCCGTATTATATACGGGTCACAAGTATCCTTGCTGGTTGGTGTTTCAGCTGTTGTTTTAGCCGGGATTATCGGTGTAACCGTAGGCTTAATTGCAGGATTCTATGGGGGAATTATCGATAATGTATTAATGCGTCTCGTGGATTCATTTTTAGCGATTCCTAATATTCTGTTCGCCCTGGTCATATTAAGTGTTTTTGGCCCTAGTGTAATTACATTGATTATTGTATTAGGGGTTACAAACTGGGTTAACTACGCCCGGCTTGTGCGTGGAGAAGTACTTTCTATAAAGGAAAGGGAATTCGTGAAAGCAGCCAGATCCATAGGTGTGCGGAATAATAAAATTATTATGAGGCATCTCCTTCCTAATGTTATTTCTGCTTTTATCGTCATATCCACTTTAAGTGTGGCGACAACGATTATTCTAGAAGCGTCGCTAAGTTTCCTTGGCCTTGGAATTCAGCCGCCGACCGTTTCCTGGGGCGGAATCTTGAGTGATGGACGGGATTACCTGGCAACGAGCTGGTGGGTTGCCACATTTCCTGGAGTAATGATTACGATCACGGTACTGGGTATTATCTTCCTGGGTGACTGGCTACGTGATGTACTTGATCCGCGATCTCAAACCCGCAAGTAAAGGAGGTATTTGAAAATGGGAAACGAGAATAAATTGCTTCAAGTGAAAGACCTGGAAACTCATTTTCACACGGAGAATGGAGTTATACCTTCTGTTAATGGTGTTTCCTTTGATGTAAAAGAAGGTGAAACGGTTGGAATTGTCGGTGAATCAGGGTGTGGAAAAAGCGTTACCTCGCTTTCGATAATGGGCCTGGTAGGTTCACCTGGAAAAATAGAAAATGGTGAGATTCTCTTTGAAGGGAAGGATCTGACCAAGCTTTCTAAAAATGAAATACGCAAGCTGCGCGGAAATGAGCTTGCAATGATTTTCCAGGAACCGTTGACCTCTCTGAACCCTTTGTTTACTGTTGGGAACCAGATCTCTGAATCTATCATCCAGCATCAGAAGGTTAGTAAGGCAGAAGCAAAAAAGAAGAGTATTGAAATGCTGGATAAAGTAGGGATACCTCGTCCGGATAAGGTGTTTTCTTCCTATCCTCACTCTTTAAGCGGGGGAATGAGGCAGAGGGTCATGATAGCTATGGCTTTATCATGTAACCCTAAACTTTTGATTGCGGATGAACCTACAACAGCGCTTGATGTTACAATCCAGGCGCAGATTCTTGAACTGATGAAAGATTTAACAAGAGAATACAATACATCGATTATGCTTATTACCCACGACCTTGGAGTAGTGGCAGAGATGGTTGATACAGTAATCGTGATGTATGCGGGACAAGTCGTTGAGCACACGGATGTGTTTACGTTATTCAAGGATCCGAAGCATCCTTATACAAAAGGACTGCTGGACAGCACACCGAAAATCCACGAACTGAAAGAAGAACTGCAGTCCATTGAAGGAACAGTGCCGAGCCCGGAAAACATGCCGAAAGGATGCCGTTTCAGCCCGCGCTGCCCTTTTGTAATGGAAAAGTGCATTGATCATATGCCGGCGCTTGAAGAAACAAATGGAGACCATAAAGTGCGATGCTGGCTGCATGTCGAGGAAGAGGTGGCTAACTAATGCAATCAACAAAGGAAAACAGGGAAGCTGCTGTAAATTCATCATCTGAAGAATATCTTCTTGAAGTTAAAGGGCTGAAAAAGTATTTTGACGTTTCCGAAGGCTGGTTTAAACGAAACAAGCAGTATTTACGTGCAGTAGACGGTGTCGATTTTTACGTCAAGCCTGGGGAAACCCTTGGTATTGTGGGGGAGTCCGGCTGTGGTAAATCTACTACCGGTAATCTGATCATGCGCCTTCTTGAACCTACCGAGGGAGAAATTATATTTGACGGTGTGGACTTAAGCAAGCTTTCTGCCGAAGAACTCAGGAAAAAACGGGCAGACATTCAAATGATTTTTCAGGATCCTTTTTCATCTCTTAATCCGCGTATGAGGGTTTATGATATCATCGCGGAGCCGCTTATTACTCATAAGGACATGAAAAAGGATGAACTTGAAAAGAGGGTATTGGAGCTGATGG
Protein-coding regions in this window:
- a CDS encoding ABC transporter substrate-binding protein; its protein translation is MKKKSLLFGGMLGASMIMLAACGGDEDTSTNEADGNENGNGNVSEGAADVDEDDRTLTIAMGTDIVSFDIHDHNNTSTEAVHDNMFNYLFKKDENQEIHPELVEEYEQIDDRTLKISLIEGVEFHNGEPLTSDDVKFTLERVATDDTLREHPNYNQIQEVEVIDDLTFRIITHEPEPSLFHRLSRIGSGILPSEYIEENGWDHFLNNPVGTGPYQFEEWVRDDRVVFTPFENYFEGAVEEWDEVVYRVIPENSTRVSELLTGGVDIAVNIPPADWERVEDNDGTHMKSETSNRTVMLILRATEGYPTSDVRVRQAINYAIDNEALTENVLQGAATPTRTRVAPGNFGANPDLYDTYVYDVEKAQELLDEAGYGDGFEMTLHSPRGRYLQDAEVSEMVAGMLAAVGIQVNVEFMEWSNFVDMRAAHTNEDAYLIGLGNSMFDGAYSVDWYRSERFEGETDYVNEEIDALLEASATNMDQEEREQQIQQIEEIAAEDVPHIMLHQETINLGINDRIDFTPTMDEMMYVPSITRN
- a CDS encoding ABC transporter ATP-binding protein codes for the protein MGNENKLLQVKDLETHFHTENGVIPSVNGVSFDVKEGETVGIVGESGCGKSVTSLSIMGLVGSPGKIENGEILFEGKDLTKLSKNEIRKLRGNELAMIFQEPLTSLNPLFTVGNQISESIIQHQKVSKAEAKKKSIEMLDKVGIPRPDKVFSSYPHSLSGGMRQRVMIAMALSCNPKLLIADEPTTALDVTIQAQILELMKDLTREYNTSIMLITHDLGVVAEMVDTVIVMYAGQVVEHTDVFTLFKDPKHPYTKGLLDSTPKIHELKEELQSIEGTVPSPENMPKGCRFSPRCPFVMEKCIDHMPALEETNGDHKVRCWLHVEEEVAN
- a CDS encoding Lrp/AsnC family transcriptional regulator — protein: MLDNTDMKIIDELSGNSRITMKELGEKVHLTGPATTARVAKLEDSGIIEGYSIKVNQEKLGFHVHAFITVITHTMNHLPLLAFLKTQEKYVIHNYKISGDGCYLLESKFPSNEQMNQFLEELNGYANYKLSIVIGK
- a CDS encoding ABC transporter permease, producing the protein MGKYLLRRILQFIPVLLIISFIIFSLVFIAGDPVALMLPEDASQEDIQDLRESLGLDRPFIVQYGSYLMNLVQGDFGDSFRYNASALPIVLERLPATLELAVAAMAVAIIISIPLGIWSATKQNSFMDFFATGGAVIGKAMPNFWLGIMLILLFSVTLGWLPVSGRGTLAHLILPAITLGTGIAAEMTRLIRSSMIEVLSQDYVRTAKSKGIKDFFVVYKHAFRNTLIPVITITALQTSTVVGGTLITETVFSWPGLGQLLIQAVNTRDMAIVQACVFLIAIMVIAMNLIADILYRLLDPRIKYN
- a CDS encoding ABC transporter permease, whose protein sequence is MSANPQASLPEESAGKNVEYKKPNSFKRWMRLLLRSKTGTAGLIIVLAMVFIAVFADFLAPHDPAQINAANMTMPPFWLEGGSTTHILGTDSLGRDLLSRIIYGSQVSLLVGVSAVVLAGIIGVTVGLIAGFYGGIIDNVLMRLVDSFLAIPNILFALVILSVFGPSVITLIIVLGVTNWVNYARLVRGEVLSIKEREFVKAARSIGVRNNKIIMRHLLPNVISAFIVISTLSVATTIILEASLSFLGLGIQPPTVSWGGILSDGRDYLATSWWVATFPGVMITITVLGIIFLGDWLRDVLDPRSQTRK